A window of Blastocatellia bacterium contains these coding sequences:
- a CDS encoding rhodanese — translation MNNFEITPQELKKRLDDGEKLFILDVRELAEYGICKLSGSHLIPLGEIPKRLNELDPEKEIIVHCKLGGRSAKAVEFLRSAGFQKVKNLIGGIDGWAQKVDPSMPRY, via the coding sequence ATGAATAATTTTGAAATTACACCACAAGAGCTTAAAAAGCGGTTAGATGATGGTGAAAAGCTTTTTATACTAGATGTAAGAGAGCTTGCAGAATATGGGATCTGTAAATTATCTGGCTCTCATTTAATTCCCCTAGGTGAAATACCTAAGCGATTAAATGAGCTTGATCCAGAAAAAGAAATTATTGTTCACTGCAAACTTGGAGGACGTAGCGCGAAGGCAGTTGAATTTTTGCGCAGTGCAGGTTTCCAAAAAGTTAAAAATTTGATAGGTGGCATAGATGGTTGGGCGCAAAAAGTTGATCCAAGTATGCCACGTTACTAA
- a CDS encoding sulfurtransferase, with translation MFLRDWEISVEQLKERLDNQKQKFLLLDIREPFEYEICRLPAATLIPMGEVPLRLSELDEEQEIIVYCHAGVRSARVVMWLRQNGFSNAKSLAGGIDAWSCLIDPNVPRY, from the coding sequence ATGTTTTTACGAGATTGGGAAATATCAGTTGAGCAGTTAAAAGAACGCTTAGACAATCAAAAACAAAAATTTTTACTTTTAGATATTAGAGAGCCTTTTGAATATGAAATTTGCCGACTTCCAGCAGCAACATTAATTCCTATGGGTGAAGTTCCTTTACGATTAAGTGAACTTGATGAAGAGCAAGAAATTATTGTCTACTGCCATGCTGGTGTGCGTAGTGCAAGAGTGGTTATGTGGCTTCGTCAAAATGGTTTTTCTAATGCTAAAAGTTTAGCTGGCGGGATAGATGCTTGGTCTTGTTTGATTGATCCAAACGTACCAAGGTATTAA